One region of Syngnathus scovelli strain Florida chromosome 15, RoL_Ssco_1.2, whole genome shotgun sequence genomic DNA includes:
- the LOC125981821 gene encoding gamma-aminobutyric acid receptor subunit rho-3 isoform X2: MLTCALSAWDHSLPTTPTDRGKIPLCVKLNSNHFSSKRRHKELELGDVNKQKHGGRVDLKMKKLDSTKSLLIKSEQLLRIEDHDFAMRPGFGGSAIPVGIDVQVESVDSISEVNMDFTMTLYLRHYWQDDRLAFPSSNNKSRTFDARLVKKIWVPDVFFVHSKRSFIHDTTMENIMLRVFPDGNILYSVRITVTALCSMDFSSFPLDTQNCSLELESYAYNENDLMLYWKNGNDSLRTDEIVLSQFFVEDFQPSFGLAFYSSTGWYNRLYINFILRRHIFFFMLQTYFPTMLMVMLSWVSFWIDRRAVPARVSLGITTVLTMSTIITGVSSSMPQVSYVKAVDIYLWASFLFVFLSVIEYAAVNYFTTVEEMKKLKRAQIPASYDATQAMAFDGCFHDNDIDLTSFPEASSTPNTERNTQSRNSTVSAPTEGTRLRRRNPLKHNLSFIMSNSYMIDSYSRVLFPLAYLLFNVIYWSLYA; the protein is encoded by the exons ATGCTgacatgtgccctctctgcgtgGGATCATTCATTGCCAACCACCCCGACCGATAGAGGGAAGATCCCGTTGTGTGTAAAA CTCAACAGCAACCACTTCTCCAGCAAGAGGAGACACAAGGAGCTCGAACTCGGAGAcgtcaacaaacaaaaacatggcgg ACGAGTGGATCTCAAGATGAAAAAGCTCGACAGCACAAAGTCTTTGCTAATTAAATCGGAACAGCTGCTTCGAATCGAGGACCATGACTTTGCAATGCGGCCGGGCTTCGGAG GTTCCGCCATCCCTGTTGGCATTGACGTCCAAGTCGAGAGCGTTGACAGCATAAGTGAAGTAAACATG GACTTCACCATGACTCTGTACCTGAGGCATTACTGGCAGGACGACCGACTGGCCTTCCCCTCCAGCAACAACAAGAGTCGAACCTTCGACGCGCGTCTCGTGAAGAAGATCTGGGTACCTGACGTGTTCTTCGTCCACTCCAAGCGCTCTTTCATCCATGACACAACCATGGAGAATATCATGCTGAGGGTTTTTCCTGATGGCAACATCCTCTACAGTGtccg GATAACTGTGACGGCACTTTGCTCAATGGACTTCAGCAGCTTCCCTCTGGACACGCAAAACTGCTCTCTAGAGCTGGAAAGCT ATGCTTACAATGAGAACGACCTCATGCTCTATTGGAAAAATGGGAACGATTCATTAAGGACTGATGAGATTGTGCTCTCTCAGTTTTTTGTTGAAGACTTCCAGCCTTCCTTTGGGCTTGCCTTCTACAGCAGTACTG gttGGTACAATCGTCTCTACATTAATTTCATTCTCAGGAGGCATATCTTCTTCTTCATGCTGCAGACGTATTTTCCCACCATGCTGATGGTGATGTTGTCCTGGGTGTCTTTTTGGATTGACAGGAGGGCCGTGCCCGCCCGTGTCTCCTTGG GCATCACCACCGTGTTGACCATGTCCACCATCATCACCGGAGTGTCCTCCTCAATGCCTCAGGTGTCTTACGTGAAAGCAGTGGACATCTACTTGTGGGCCAGCTTCCTCTTTGTCTTTCTCTCCGTCATCGAGTACGCGGCCGTCAACTATTTCACCACAGTTGAGGAAATGAAGAAGCTGAAGAGGGCACAG ATTCCAGCGTCCTACGACGCCACACAGGCAATGGCTTTTGACGGCTGTTTCCATGACAACGATATTGACCTGACCTCTTTCCCCGAGGCTTCCAGTACACCAAACACGGAGAGGAACACACAGTCACGAAACTCCACCGTGTCGGCTCCCACAGAGGGCACCAGGCTACGCCGCAGGAACCCTTTAAAACACAATCTCAGTTTCATAATGAGCAACAGCTACATGATTGACTCCTACTCCAGAGTTTTATTCCCTCTGGCCTACCTGCTCTTCAATGTCATTTACTGGAGTTTGTATGCATAG
- the LOC125981821 gene encoding gamma-aminobutyric acid receptor subunit rho-3 isoform X1, whose product MGNTLRKQDQARACRLLNHRRLGDSVLRLCLEIRSAFRVVLLNSNHFSSKRRHKELELGDVNKQKHGGRVDLKMKKLDSTKSLLIKSEQLLRIEDHDFAMRPGFGGSAIPVGIDVQVESVDSISEVNMDFTMTLYLRHYWQDDRLAFPSSNNKSRTFDARLVKKIWVPDVFFVHSKRSFIHDTTMENIMLRVFPDGNILYSVRITVTALCSMDFSSFPLDTQNCSLELESYAYNENDLMLYWKNGNDSLRTDEIVLSQFFVEDFQPSFGLAFYSSTGWYNRLYINFILRRHIFFFMLQTYFPTMLMVMLSWVSFWIDRRAVPARVSLGITTVLTMSTIITGVSSSMPQVSYVKAVDIYLWASFLFVFLSVIEYAAVNYFTTVEEMKKLKRAQIPASYDATQAMAFDGCFHDNDIDLTSFPEASSTPNTERNTQSRNSTVSAPTEGTRLRRRNPLKHNLSFIMSNSYMIDSYSRVLFPLAYLLFNVIYWSLYA is encoded by the exons ATGGGAAATACTCTCCGCAAACAAGACCAAGCTAGA GCTTGTCGCCTACTGAACCACCGCCGCCTCGGTGATTCTGTGCTGCGTTTATGCCTGGAAATCCGTTCAGCCTTCCGGGTTGTACTG CTCAACAGCAACCACTTCTCCAGCAAGAGGAGACACAAGGAGCTCGAACTCGGAGAcgtcaacaaacaaaaacatggcgg ACGAGTGGATCTCAAGATGAAAAAGCTCGACAGCACAAAGTCTTTGCTAATTAAATCGGAACAGCTGCTTCGAATCGAGGACCATGACTTTGCAATGCGGCCGGGCTTCGGAG GTTCCGCCATCCCTGTTGGCATTGACGTCCAAGTCGAGAGCGTTGACAGCATAAGTGAAGTAAACATG GACTTCACCATGACTCTGTACCTGAGGCATTACTGGCAGGACGACCGACTGGCCTTCCCCTCCAGCAACAACAAGAGTCGAACCTTCGACGCGCGTCTCGTGAAGAAGATCTGGGTACCTGACGTGTTCTTCGTCCACTCCAAGCGCTCTTTCATCCATGACACAACCATGGAGAATATCATGCTGAGGGTTTTTCCTGATGGCAACATCCTCTACAGTGtccg GATAACTGTGACGGCACTTTGCTCAATGGACTTCAGCAGCTTCCCTCTGGACACGCAAAACTGCTCTCTAGAGCTGGAAAGCT ATGCTTACAATGAGAACGACCTCATGCTCTATTGGAAAAATGGGAACGATTCATTAAGGACTGATGAGATTGTGCTCTCTCAGTTTTTTGTTGAAGACTTCCAGCCTTCCTTTGGGCTTGCCTTCTACAGCAGTACTG gttGGTACAATCGTCTCTACATTAATTTCATTCTCAGGAGGCATATCTTCTTCTTCATGCTGCAGACGTATTTTCCCACCATGCTGATGGTGATGTTGTCCTGGGTGTCTTTTTGGATTGACAGGAGGGCCGTGCCCGCCCGTGTCTCCTTGG GCATCACCACCGTGTTGACCATGTCCACCATCATCACCGGAGTGTCCTCCTCAATGCCTCAGGTGTCTTACGTGAAAGCAGTGGACATCTACTTGTGGGCCAGCTTCCTCTTTGTCTTTCTCTCCGTCATCGAGTACGCGGCCGTCAACTATTTCACCACAGTTGAGGAAATGAAGAAGCTGAAGAGGGCACAG ATTCCAGCGTCCTACGACGCCACACAGGCAATGGCTTTTGACGGCTGTTTCCATGACAACGATATTGACCTGACCTCTTTCCCCGAGGCTTCCAGTACACCAAACACGGAGAGGAACACACAGTCACGAAACTCCACCGTGTCGGCTCCCACAGAGGGCACCAGGCTACGCCGCAGGAACCCTTTAAAACACAATCTCAGTTTCATAATGAGCAACAGCTACATGATTGACTCCTACTCCAGAGTTTTATTCCCTCTGGCCTACCTGCTCTTCAATGTCATTTACTGGAGTTTGTATGCATAG